A single region of the Nicotiana sylvestris chromosome 6, ASM39365v2, whole genome shotgun sequence genome encodes:
- the LOC104211871 gene encoding RING-H2 finger protein ATL7-like, producing the protein MSVAGKGYPDLQENSGITSNNASSNCCSEALAQLKIYQAFIFSIPIFFVFILLLLFYLFYLRRRRVDWSSLRMRTSTLDTATEPDELSQCELGLKKEVREMLPIIVFKQSFSVNDTQCSVCLGDYEAEDKLQQIPACGHTFHMDCIDHWLVTHNTCPLCRRSILAPTKANTEETPDRRAETTETNSTEQDADETSHQRNSDCSEGPQVGQSNPKPETREETEERSSNEEEGDSHNVDNVMDSRKESNDAL; encoded by the exons ATGTCTGTTGCTGGAAAAGGGTACCCAGATCTACAAGAAAACAGTGGAATTACTAGTAATAATGCATCTTCTAATTGTTGTTCTGAAGCTTTAGCTCAATTAAAGATTTATCAAGCTTTCATCTTTTCAATccctattttctttgtttttatattattattattattctactTATTTTATCTTCGTCGTCGGAGAGTTGATTGGTCCTCTCTACGAATGAGGACTTCCACATTGGACACTGCTACTGAACCTGATGAACTGTCACAG TGTGAATTGGGATTGAAGAAGGAGGTGAGGGAAATGCTGCCTATTATTGTGTTCAAGCAAAGTTTCTCTGTCAATGACACTCA ATGTTCAGTGTGCTTAGGCGATTACGAAGCAGAGGATAAGCTTCAACAGATACCTGCTTGTGGTCACACATTTCACATGGATTGCATTGACCACTGGCTAGTCACTCATAACACCTGCCCCCTTTGCCGCCGATCCATCCTTGCTCCAACTAAAGCTAATACTGAAGAAACACCTGATAGGAGAGCAGAAACAACTGAGACAAATTCAACTGAACAAGATGCTGATGAAACATCTCATCAAAGAAACTCTGACTGTTCTGAGGGACCTCAAGTAGGCCAATCAAATCCAAAGCCAGAAACCAGAGAAGAAACAGAAGAAAGATCGTCTAATGAAGAAGAAGGCGATAGTCATAATGTTGACAATGTCATGGACTCAAGAAAAGAAAGTAATGACGCTTTGTAG